From a region of the Equus przewalskii isolate Varuska chromosome 2, EquPr2, whole genome shotgun sequence genome:
- the TRNP1 gene encoding TMF-regulated nuclear protein 1 codes for MPGCRISACGPGAQEGTAEPGSPPPPPREPLSSPQPPPPTLTLPPTLAQASPLPEAAPASAVSAEGQELQRWRQGASGGAGGTGGPGAAAAGAAGRALELAEARRRLLEVEGRRRLVSELESRVLQLHRVFLAAELRLAHRAESLGRLGGGVAQAELYLAAHGSRLKKGQRRGRRARPPALLASALGLGGCVPWGAGRLRRGHGPEPDSPFRRSPPRGPASPQR; via the coding sequence ATGCCGGGCTGCCGCATCAGCGCCTGCGGCCCGGGGGCCCAGGAAGGGACGGCAGAGCCGGGGTCCCCACCGCCGCCGCCCCGGGAGCCCTTGTCGTCCCCTCAGCCCCCGCCCCCAACTCTGACCTTGCCCCCGACGCTGGCTCAGGCCTCGCCGCTGCCGGAGGCGGCCCCGGCGTCGGCGGTCTCTGCCGAAGGGCAGGAGCTGCAGCGCTGGCGCCAGGGCGCTAGTGGGGGTGCGGGGGGCACCGGCGGCCCGGGCGCGGCGGCAGCCGGGGCTGCGGGGCGCGCCCTGGAGCTGGCCGAAGCGCGGCGGCGACTGCTGGAGGTGGAGGGCCGCCGGCGCCTGGTGTCGGAGCTGGAGAGCCGCGTGCTGCAGCTGCACCGCGTCTTTCTGGCGGCCGAGCTGCGCCTGGCGCACCGCGCCGAGAGCCTGGGCCGCCTGGGCGGCGGTGTGGCGCAGGCCGAGCTCTACCTGGCGGCGCACGGGTCGCGCCTCAAGAAGGGCCAGCGCCGCGgccgccgcgcccgcccgcccgcgctgCTCGCCTCGGCGCTCGGCCTGGGCGGCTGCGTGCCCTGGGGCGCCGGGCGCCTGCGGCGAGGCCACGGCCCCGAGCCCGACTCGCCCTTCCGCCGAAGCCCTCCCCGCGGCCCCGCTTCTCCCCAGCGCTGA